One Tenrec ecaudatus isolate mTenEca1 chromosome 12, mTenEca1.hap1, whole genome shotgun sequence DNA segment encodes these proteins:
- the PLAC9 gene encoding placenta-specific protein 9 isoform X1: protein MAHRPLCKGMSSGQQMGFGSPICTSHLTHYAAEPFSPSQGDPSWTSGCDRHGHLNIIEETVEKTVEHLEAEVKGLLDLLEGLAWNLPERPFSPAPDLLEQTQLS from the exons acccctctgcaaggggatgtccagtggccaacaaatgggctttgggtctccaatctgcacttcccacctcactcactatg ctgCTGAACCCTTCAGCCCTTCCCAAGGAGACCCAAGCTGGACCAGTGGTTGTGACAGACATGGCCATTTAAACATCATTGAGGAG ACTGTGGAGAAGACAGTGGAGCACCTGGAGGCAGAAGTGAAGGGCCTGCTGGATCTGCTGGAGGGGCTGGCCTGGAACCTACCTGAAAGGCCCTTCAGCCCGGCCCCTGACCTCCTTGAACAGA CACAGCTGAGCTGA
- the PLAC9 gene encoding placenta-specific protein 9 isoform X2, giving the protein MAHRPLCKGMSSGQQMGFGSPICTSHLTHYAAEPFSPSQGDPSWTSGCDRHGHLNIIEETVEKTVEHLEAEVKGLLDLLEGLAWNLPERPFSPAPDLLEQNPF; this is encoded by the exons acccctctgcaaggggatgtccagtggccaacaaatgggctttgggtctccaatctgcacttcccacctcactcactatg ctgCTGAACCCTTCAGCCCTTCCCAAGGAGACCCAAGCTGGACCAGTGGTTGTGACAGACATGGCCATTTAAACATCATTGAGGAG ACTGTGGAGAAGACAGTGGAGCACCTGGAGGCAGAAGTGAAGGGCCTGCTGGATCTGCTGGAGGGGCTGGCCTGGAACCTACCTGAAAGGCCCTTCAGCCCGGCCCCTGACCTCCTTGAACAGA ATCCTTTCTAA